A region of Streptomyces sp. NBC_01750 DNA encodes the following proteins:
- a CDS encoding cupin domain-containing protein, translated as MTMAYLAQPSQQQTLEWLDGGLFTILLDSQATEGQLSVGRFDIHKGEAPPFHLHTREDEVFLLLKGEALVWVGDERHELSEGGVVYLPRNIPHGYRITSDRADLLLIATPAGIEEMFRHAGRDVTTPRPDGFEITKDKLAEAAALRGNRIIGPPR; from the coding sequence ATGACCATGGCCTACCTCGCCCAGCCCAGCCAGCAGCAGACCCTTGAATGGCTCGACGGCGGGCTGTTCACGATCCTGCTCGACAGTCAGGCCACCGAGGGACAGCTCAGTGTCGGACGGTTCGACATCCACAAGGGGGAGGCCCCGCCCTTCCACCTCCACACCCGCGAGGACGAGGTGTTCCTCCTCCTCAAGGGCGAGGCACTCGTGTGGGTCGGAGACGAACGCCACGAACTGTCCGAAGGCGGCGTCGTCTACCTGCCCCGCAATATCCCCCATGGCTACCGCATCACGTCCGACCGCGCAGACCTCCTCCTCATCGCCACCCCCGCGGGCATAGAGGAAATGTTCCGGCACGCCGGACGCGACGTCACCACCCCCCGCCCCGACGGGTTCGAGATCACCAAAGACAAGCTCGCCGAAGCCGCAGCCCTGCGCGGCAACCGCATCATCGGACCACCTCGCTGA
- a CDS encoding helix-turn-helix domain-containing protein, with protein MPTLPSSSAQAAREALAVRLSHLRRDAGLNGRELSARCGWHPAKTTRIQKAEAAPTDADIRAWCEACGAEDQVEDLIATARAVESMYLEWRRLHRTGMRKVQEHFYTLHAQTRVCRSYVSNVVPGFFQTPAYATALMRSITDFQGTPDDVAEAVAARVARSRFLYEGNHRFVVLMEEWVLRSRLGGPETMAGQLQHLLAVMPLVSVSLGIIPFTAQRTVWPLEAFYLYDDHRGVVETLTAEVNVTQPRELADYGKAFGELSKMAVYGAPARALIASAIDTLR; from the coding sequence ATGCCAACGTTACCGTCCTCCAGCGCCCAAGCGGCCCGTGAAGCCCTCGCCGTGCGCCTGTCGCACCTTCGCAGGGACGCTGGCCTCAACGGTCGTGAGCTGTCTGCCCGATGCGGCTGGCACCCGGCGAAAACAACGCGCATCCAAAAGGCCGAGGCCGCGCCCACCGACGCCGATATCCGGGCATGGTGTGAAGCCTGCGGAGCTGAAGATCAGGTCGAGGATCTGATCGCCACCGCCCGCGCCGTTGAGTCGATGTACCTGGAATGGCGGAGGCTGCACCGGACCGGGATGCGTAAGGTCCAGGAACACTTCTACACACTGCATGCGCAGACCCGCGTGTGTCGCTCATACGTGTCCAACGTCGTTCCCGGCTTTTTCCAGACGCCCGCGTACGCCACCGCGCTCATGCGCAGCATCACTGACTTCCAGGGCACTCCCGATGACGTTGCCGAGGCAGTGGCCGCCCGGGTCGCGCGCAGCCGGTTCCTGTACGAGGGCAACCATCGCTTCGTCGTGCTGATGGAGGAGTGGGTGCTGCGCTCGCGACTCGGGGGCCCGGAGACGATGGCGGGTCAGCTCCAGCATCTGCTCGCGGTGATGCCGCTCGTGTCGGTCTCCCTCGGGATCATCCCGTTCACCGCCCAGCGCACCGTCTGGCCGCTGGAGGCGTTCTACCTCTACGACGACCACCGGGGCGTCGTGGAAACCCTCACAGCCGAGGTCAACGTCACCCAGCCACGCGAACTCGCCGACTACGGCAAGGCGTTCGGAGAGCTGTCGAAAATGGCCGTCTACGGCGCGCCCGCTCGGGCCCTCATCGCCTCCGCCATCGACACCCTCCGGTGA
- a CDS encoding DUF6879 family protein, translating into MSQSVESFAEIVRDVHRSAVHLEMRDSYGVENEADYFAAFRRGEWSEEAEREERRSWLDLVTATVARGVVMRRARIVSVPVSEYIRYEYAGTQMNIDAGEQVRWLERRQAIGIALPANDFWLFDERLVQFNVFDGNGQWVHIDHTEDPAVAQLCTSAFEAVWERGTPHEKFTV; encoded by the coding sequence ATGTCGCAGAGCGTGGAGAGCTTCGCTGAGATCGTCCGGGACGTTCACCGGTCCGCGGTGCACCTGGAGATGCGGGACTCCTACGGCGTGGAGAACGAAGCCGACTACTTCGCCGCGTTCCGGCGCGGCGAGTGGAGTGAGGAGGCCGAACGGGAAGAGCGCCGGTCCTGGCTCGACCTCGTGACGGCCACCGTGGCGCGGGGTGTCGTCATGCGCCGGGCGCGGATCGTGTCCGTGCCGGTGTCCGAGTACATCCGGTACGAGTACGCCGGCACCCAGATGAACATCGATGCGGGCGAACAGGTCCGCTGGCTGGAGAGGCGGCAGGCAATCGGTATCGCCTTGCCCGCCAACGATTTTTGGCTCTTCGACGAGCGCCTGGTGCAGTTCAACGTGTTCGACGGCAACGGGCAGTGGGTCCACATCGACCACACAGAGGACCCGGCTGTCGCACAACTCTGCACGTCGGCGTTCGAAGCCGTGTGGGAACGCGGCACCCCCCACGAGAAGTTCACCGTCTGA
- a CDS encoding phosphoribosyltransferase, which produces MSDVRENLSYEMFGGAIRELAQAIADDGYEPDIVLSIARGGVFVAGGLAYALDCKNIHLVNVEFYTGVGTTLAMPVMLAPIPNAIDFSDKKILIADDVADTGKTLKLVRDFCVDHVAEVRSAVIYEKSHSLVKCEYVWKRTDEWINFPWSVLPVVRKSGRPITPSKEAL; this is translated from the coding sequence ATGAGTGATGTACGGGAGAACCTGTCGTACGAGATGTTCGGCGGCGCGATCCGCGAGCTGGCGCAGGCCATCGCCGACGACGGGTACGAGCCCGACATCGTGCTCAGCATCGCCAGGGGCGGTGTGTTCGTCGCCGGGGGACTGGCGTACGCGCTCGACTGCAAGAACATCCACCTGGTGAACGTCGAGTTCTATACGGGGGTGGGCACCACTCTCGCGATGCCGGTCATGCTCGCGCCCATCCCGAACGCCATTGATTTCTCGGACAAGAAGATCCTTATCGCCGACGACGTCGCCGACACCGGCAAGACGCTGAAGCTCGTGCGCGACTTCTGCGTCGACCATGTTGCCGAGGTGCGCAGCGCCGTCATCTACGAGAAGTCGCATTCGCTGGTGAAGTGCGAGTACGTCTGGAAGCGCACCGACGAGTGGATCAACTTCCCCTGGAGTGTCTTGCCTGTAGTACGTAAGTCTGGCCGGCCGATCACGCCCTCCAAGGAAGCGCTCTGA
- a CDS encoding DUF1048 domain-containing protein, with amino-acid sequence MGIQDIIEGKKQWRAHMARVKALPPDYQIVYKEMQKYLFKVGPIDLPDGPLLPGIVDFFEEGVAAGKGVLELIGNDVAAFCDDLVKDSRTYADAYQESISREPGTAEK; translated from the coding sequence GTGGGCATCCAGGACATCATCGAGGGCAAGAAGCAGTGGCGGGCGCACATGGCTCGGGTCAAGGCGCTCCCGCCGGACTACCAGATCGTCTACAAGGAGATGCAGAAGTACCTGTTCAAGGTCGGACCGATCGACCTGCCTGACGGGCCCCTGCTCCCCGGGATCGTCGACTTCTTCGAGGAAGGCGTCGCAGCGGGCAAGGGGGTCTTGGAACTCATCGGCAACGACGTCGCCGCGTTCTGCGACGACCTGGTCAAGGACTCGCGCACCTATGCGGACGCCTACCAGGAGTCCATCAGCAGGGAACCCGGTACGGCCGAGAAGTAA
- a CDS encoding helix-turn-helix domain-containing protein has protein sequence MTEKLGEVLRRGRVLKRMSQGRLGEALGYSSSWVSRVEGGQLVPDDATLARCCDVLDLTRQEVGLEGDDVHRRGFLVAGLALGAGVALPAAAAAAEPKDLVERSLFHLPQSKPSPRPTLTASLVQARALFHEAHYTDLGRALPRLVSDSLASRAHDVTARAYVLLAQLAVKNYQGYSWIAADRARQQAELTGNPVLMGEAAHAMSITMRRAGEYGAAIDQLQEATARLGKSPDQLAMRGTLLLTASYSAAQAGWRGQALDFIGEAEETAQRRETAAQKLYIPGVFGQDQTTVFRISVHHALGEGTLALNYAAKVEPMKLPNAERRGRLCMDVARVWRDMGEPERAFSALRALEAYAPEEARRPKIRSLTSELLTFNGEIPGLRRFAERISAVPA, from the coding sequence ATGACCGAGAAGCTGGGCGAGGTACTGCGGCGTGGGCGGGTACTCAAGCGGATGAGTCAGGGAAGACTCGGCGAAGCGCTCGGATACTCATCCTCGTGGGTGTCCCGTGTCGAGGGCGGGCAACTGGTTCCCGACGATGCGACCCTGGCGCGGTGCTGTGATGTGCTTGATTTGACGAGACAGGAAGTCGGGCTCGAAGGGGACGATGTGCACAGGCGCGGATTCTTGGTTGCGGGGCTAGCACTTGGTGCTGGTGTCGCGCTCCCCGCCGCGGCGGCAGCGGCTGAGCCGAAAGACCTCGTCGAGCGCAGTCTCTTCCATCTGCCGCAGAGCAAACCGTCACCGCGCCCGACACTGACCGCGTCTCTCGTCCAGGCTCGAGCCCTCTTCCACGAGGCCCACTACACCGACCTCGGCAGGGCGCTGCCCCGGCTGGTGTCCGATTCTCTGGCCTCCCGCGCCCACGACGTCACCGCTCGGGCGTATGTCCTCCTGGCCCAGCTCGCCGTCAAGAACTACCAGGGCTACTCCTGGATCGCCGCCGACCGGGCTCGGCAGCAGGCCGAACTCACCGGGAACCCCGTGCTGATGGGAGAGGCCGCACACGCCATGTCGATCACCATGCGCCGGGCCGGAGAATACGGCGCGGCGATCGACCAGCTCCAGGAGGCCACGGCGAGGCTTGGGAAGTCTCCCGATCAGCTCGCCATGCGGGGCACGCTCCTTCTGACCGCGAGTTACAGCGCGGCCCAGGCCGGGTGGCGCGGGCAGGCCCTGGACTTCATCGGCGAGGCCGAAGAGACCGCCCAGCGCCGGGAGACAGCGGCCCAGAAGCTCTACATCCCCGGCGTCTTCGGCCAGGACCAGACCACGGTGTTCCGCATCTCCGTCCACCACGCCCTCGGCGAAGGCACCCTGGCACTGAACTACGCGGCGAAGGTCGAACCGATGAAGCTACCCAACGCGGAGCGCCGGGGACGCCTGTGCATGGACGTGGCCAGGGTATGGCGGGACATGGGAGAGCCCGAGCGGGCGTTCTCTGCACTGCGGGCGTTGGAAGCCTACGCACCGGAGGAAGCACGCCGGCCGAAGATCCGTTCCCTCACGTCGGAACTCCTCACTTTCAACGGTGAAATCCCGGGACTGCGTCGTTTCGCTGAGCGCATCAGCGCCGTGCCCGCTTAG
- a CDS encoding Yip1 family protein has protein sequence MAGFRIGRGRDNRTSQQQPQQAPPPPYRGGGGRAAPPYAQQQQPPQWPQAGGGHQQQRPQGPYGEPEYFGDPYQQPPHGDPYANNPGHTQAFSVNEDPYGDGATYRAGAAAAAPAGPRLHWKQLLSGIVLRPGPTFWQMRDYPVWGPALIVTFLYGLLAIFGFDKAREETINATISSAIPYVLTTAVAFVIGGLILGAVTHTLARQLGGDGAWQPTVGLSMLIMSITDAPRLIFALFLGGENSLVQGLGWATWLAAGALFTSMVSKSHDLPWPKALGASAIQLIALLSIIKLGTI, from the coding sequence GTGGCTGGATTCAGGATCGGACGCGGCCGGGACAACCGCACCTCGCAGCAGCAACCGCAGCAGGCACCGCCGCCGCCCTACCGGGGCGGAGGCGGCCGTGCGGCGCCGCCGTATGCGCAGCAGCAGCAACCGCCGCAGTGGCCCCAGGCCGGCGGCGGTCACCAACAGCAGCGGCCTCAGGGCCCGTACGGCGAACCGGAGTACTTCGGCGACCCGTACCAGCAGCCCCCGCACGGTGACCCGTACGCCAACAACCCTGGCCACACCCAGGCGTTCAGCGTCAACGAGGACCCGTACGGCGACGGCGCGACCTACCGCGCGGGCGCGGCCGCCGCCGCCCCGGCCGGCCCGCGTCTGCACTGGAAGCAGCTGCTGAGCGGCATCGTGCTGCGCCCGGGACCGACGTTCTGGCAGATGCGCGACTACCCGGTGTGGGGCCCCGCGCTGATCGTGACGTTCCTCTACGGACTGCTCGCGATCTTCGGCTTCGACAAGGCCCGCGAGGAGACGATCAACGCGACGATCTCCTCGGCCATTCCGTACGTACTGACGACGGCGGTCGCATTCGTCATCGGCGGCCTGATCCTGGGCGCGGTGACCCACACCCTGGCCCGTCAGCTCGGCGGCGACGGCGCCTGGCAGCCGACGGTCGGCCTCTCCATGCTGATCATGTCGATCACGGACGCCCCGCGCCTGATCTTCGCCCTCTTCCTGGGCGGTGAGAACTCCCTGGTCCAGGGGCTGGGCTGGGCGACGTGGCTGGCTGCGGGAGCGCTGTTCACGTCGATGGTGAGCAAGTCACACGATCTGCCGTGGCCAAAGGCGCTGGGCGCGTCGGCGATCCAGCTGATCGCCCTGCTGTCGATCATCAAGCTGGGCACGATCTAG
- a CDS encoding DUF6069 family protein has product MCSADGRPVHPDQRDDAASVVPALLGWGLLELLERFAPRRATVVWEALTALVFVGSLPFNGVGLTTSDLLLLALMHLIVAAAVIPAFVITSPRRF; this is encoded by the coding sequence CTGTGTTCGGCCGACGGCCGACCAGTCCATCCTGATCAGCGTGATGATGCCGCCTCCGTCGTCCCGGCGCTGCTCGGCTGGGGACTCCTGGAGCTGCTGGAACGATTTGCCCCACGGCGGGCCACCGTCGTCTGGGAGGCGCTCACGGCTCTGGTGTTCGTCGGCAGTCTTCCCTTCAACGGGGTCGGCCTCACAACGTCCGACCTCCTCCTGCTGGCCCTGATGCACCTGATCGTCGCCGCGGCGGTGATCCCCGCATTCGTGATCACGTCACCGCGCCGATTCTGA
- the dcd gene encoding dCTP deaminase — translation MLLSDKDIRAEIDAGRVRIDPYDESMVQPSSIDVRLDRYFRVFENHRYPHIDPAVEQTDLTRKVEPEGDEAFILHPGEFVLASTYEVISLPDDLASRLEGKSSLGRLGLVTHSTAGFIDPGFSGHVTLELSNLATLPIKLWPGMKIGQLCMFRLSSPAEFPYGSERYGSRYQGQRGPTASRSYMNFHRTQV, via the coding sequence GTGCTTCTCTCAGACAAGGACATCCGGGCCGAGATCGACGCCGGACGGGTGCGCATCGATCCGTACGACGAATCCATGGTGCAGCCCTCGAGCATCGATGTGCGGCTCGACCGCTACTTCCGGGTGTTCGAGAACCACCGCTATCCGCATATTGATCCAGCTGTCGAGCAGACGGATCTGACCAGGAAGGTCGAGCCGGAGGGGGACGAGGCATTCATCCTCCACCCCGGTGAGTTCGTCCTTGCCTCGACCTACGAGGTCATCTCGCTGCCGGACGACCTCGCCTCGCGGCTGGAGGGGAAGTCCAGTCTCGGCCGGCTGGGGCTGGTCACGCACTCGACCGCCGGGTTCATCGACCCCGGATTCTCCGGGCACGTCACGCTCGAGCTGTCGAATCTCGCGACGCTGCCCATCAAGCTCTGGCCCGGCATGAAGATCGGTCAGCTCTGCATGTTCCGGCTGAGTTCGCCGGCCGAATTCCCGTACGGGAGCGAGCGGTACGGGTCCCGCTACCAGGGGCAGCGGGGGCCCACGGCGTCGCGGTCGTACATGAACTTCCATCGGACACAGGTGTGA
- a CDS encoding ATP-binding cassette domain-containing protein yields the protein MPSSVMPTSRQGDGHPSPTAVSAVGLRKSYGEKLVLDGIDLHIPAGSVFALLGPNGAGKTTAVKILSTLITADAGDLHVGGHDLAADPQTVRAAIGVTGQFSAVDGLITGEENMLLMADLHHLSKSEGRRVAAELLERFDLVEAAKRPTSTYSGGMKRRLDLAMTLVGSPRIIFLDEPTTGLDPRSRHNMWGIIRGLVSDGVTVFLTTQYLDEADELADRIAVLNDGKIAAEGTAEELKRLIPGGHIRLRFTDPGAYQSAADALREVARDDEALSLSIPSDGSQRELRSILDWLDSAGIEADELTVHTPDLDDVFFALTGPANVPNQPKETVR from the coding sequence ATGCCTTCATCTGTCATGCCCACATCCAGGCAAGGTGACGGTCATCCGTCGCCGACCGCCGTCTCCGCCGTCGGGCTACGCAAGTCATACGGCGAAAAGCTCGTCCTCGACGGTATCGATCTGCACATCCCGGCCGGGTCTGTGTTCGCGCTGCTCGGCCCGAACGGCGCCGGCAAGACCACCGCCGTCAAGATCCTTTCCACGCTCATCACCGCCGACGCCGGCGACCTGCACGTCGGCGGGCACGACCTGGCCGCCGACCCACAGACGGTCCGTGCCGCGATCGGTGTCACCGGGCAGTTCTCCGCCGTCGACGGCCTGATCACCGGCGAGGAGAACATGCTCCTCATGGCGGACCTCCACCACCTGTCCAAGAGCGAGGGGCGGCGGGTCGCCGCCGAACTCCTGGAGCGCTTCGACCTGGTGGAGGCCGCGAAGAGGCCCACCTCGACCTACTCCGGCGGCATGAAGCGTCGACTCGACCTCGCCATGACGCTGGTCGGCAGCCCGCGGATCATCTTCCTCGACGAGCCCACTACAGGACTCGACCCGCGCAGCCGCCACAACATGTGGGGCATCATCCGAGGCCTCGTCTCCGACGGCGTCACCGTCTTCCTCACCACCCAGTACCTGGACGAGGCCGACGAACTCGCCGACCGCATCGCTGTGTTGAACGACGGCAAGATCGCCGCCGAGGGCACCGCCGAGGAGCTCAAGCGGCTCATCCCGGGCGGGCACATCCGGCTCCGCTTCACCGACCCTGGCGCGTACCAGTCCGCCGCTGACGCCCTGCGCGAGGTCGCCCGGGACGACGAGGCACTGTCGCTGTCCATCCCCAGCGACGGCAGTCAGCGCGAGCTGCGCTCCATTCTCGACTGGCTCGACTCCGCCGGCATCGAGGCGGACGAACTGACCGTCCATACCCCCGACCTCGACGACGTGTTCTTCGCCCTGACCGGCCCAGCCAACGTCCCCAACCAGCCGAAGGAGACCGTCCGATGA
- a CDS encoding DUF1048 domain-containing protein, producing the protein MNFWETITGSDLTRDWKAFEARAEALPDDYRAAWEQIKGHLFPHGDFTGRNLMPILDAALGLLEETAADGQSVHEVLGDDIRGFCAALAGGEGARTYRDRWREQLNRNVARRLSRLGG; encoded by the coding sequence ATGAACTTCTGGGAGACCATCACAGGCAGCGATCTCACCAGGGATTGGAAGGCGTTCGAAGCCCGGGCCGAGGCCCTGCCAGACGACTACCGGGCGGCGTGGGAACAGATCAAGGGCCACCTCTTTCCCCATGGGGACTTCACCGGCCGCAACCTGATGCCGATCCTCGACGCAGCCCTGGGGCTGCTCGAAGAAACAGCGGCGGACGGGCAGAGCGTCCACGAGGTGCTCGGCGACGACATCCGAGGCTTTTGCGCGGCGCTGGCCGGTGGAGAAGGGGCTCGAACCTATCGCGACCGGTGGCGCGAGCAGTTGAACAGGAACGTCGCAAGGAGATTGAGCCGGCTGGGAGGCTGA
- a CDS encoding relaxase/mobilization nuclease domain-containing protein, with protein MIAKISSGKSTAGLIRYLFDTEKAKDHTDPHLVASWDGFAPDPGRAEDFDATKMLLVADLDLRVKQAKRHGRAPKQHVWHCSIRAAESDRILGDEEWADIARRVVAATGIAPEGDPDGCRWVAVRHAPDHIHIAATKVRGDLRTARHWNDYLTADRELAAIEKEYGLHQVVRGDRTAAQRPTRAEREKAHRAGQQQTARERLRTTVRTAVSAAASTEEFLGILSGTEGVLVEVQHFPSGDVRGYKVALEGDTNTAGEPIWFSGSKLAPDLSLPKIQERLAATETVPAHQQSGRRRTNPWHQATAAAERIPHHLDQADDEAAQAHLAAFGEALDFLPLIAPAHLRPQLRQAATAFERATRSRIRAEHHHARALRGAVRTMLREPAPKDGAALAMFLDAAILVVIAATRWHDVRHHDQQAISAHQTLLHLQAAYDQAAIPPLAGLTHRKPPQQTVDRHIRHIQQAVPKHAEQVLNDPAWDALTTALADAEAAGHDPAQILQQAADQRTLDDAHSAAKALTWRVHRLTQRTPPSARAVAAQARSTMSATQHPTPPAARRTHGPSGPPKAHSR; from the coding sequence ATGATCGCCAAGATCAGCAGCGGCAAGAGCACCGCTGGCCTGATCCGGTACCTGTTCGACACCGAGAAGGCCAAGGACCACACCGACCCCCACCTGGTCGCCTCCTGGGACGGCTTCGCCCCCGACCCCGGCCGCGCCGAAGACTTCGACGCCACGAAGATGCTCCTCGTGGCGGACCTCGACCTACGCGTTAAGCAGGCCAAGCGGCATGGCCGCGCCCCGAAGCAGCACGTGTGGCACTGCTCGATCCGCGCCGCCGAGAGTGACCGCATCCTCGGCGACGAGGAGTGGGCCGATATCGCCCGCCGGGTTGTGGCGGCCACCGGCATTGCTCCCGAAGGTGATCCCGATGGCTGCCGGTGGGTCGCCGTCCGACACGCCCCCGACCACATCCACATCGCCGCCACCAAAGTCCGAGGCGACCTGCGCACCGCACGTCACTGGAACGACTACCTCACCGCCGACCGCGAACTCGCCGCCATCGAGAAGGAATACGGCCTCCACCAAGTCGTACGCGGCGACCGCACCGCAGCCCAGCGCCCCACCCGCGCCGAACGGGAAAAGGCCCACCGCGCCGGACAGCAGCAGACAGCCCGCGAACGGCTGCGCACCACCGTCCGCACCGCCGTCTCCGCTGCCGCCAGCACCGAGGAGTTCCTCGGCATCCTCTCCGGCACCGAGGGAGTGCTCGTCGAGGTCCAGCACTTCCCCTCCGGCGACGTACGCGGCTACAAGGTCGCCCTCGAAGGCGACACCAACACTGCAGGTGAACCCATCTGGTTCTCCGGCTCCAAACTCGCCCCCGACCTGTCCCTCCCCAAGATCCAAGAACGGCTGGCCGCCACCGAGACCGTGCCCGCCCACCAGCAGTCAGGCCGGCGCAGGACCAATCCCTGGCACCAGGCCACCGCCGCCGCCGAACGCATCCCCCACCACCTCGACCAGGCGGACGACGAAGCCGCCCAGGCCCATCTCGCCGCCTTCGGCGAAGCCCTCGACTTCCTGCCCCTCATCGCCCCTGCGCACCTCCGGCCCCAACTTCGCCAGGCAGCAACCGCGTTCGAACGCGCCACCCGCTCCCGCATCCGCGCCGAACACCACCACGCCCGCGCCCTGCGCGGTGCCGTCCGGACCATGCTCCGCGAGCCCGCCCCAAAGGACGGCGCCGCCCTGGCAATGTTCCTCGACGCCGCGATCCTCGTCGTCATCGCCGCAACCCGCTGGCACGACGTACGACACCACGACCAGCAGGCCATCTCAGCCCACCAGACCCTGCTGCACCTCCAGGCCGCCTACGACCAAGCCGCCATCCCACCGCTGGCCGGCCTCACCCACCGCAAGCCGCCCCAGCAGACGGTGGACCGGCACATCCGCCACATCCAGCAGGCCGTGCCCAAGCACGCGGAACAGGTCCTCAACGACCCCGCCTGGGATGCCCTCACGACTGCGCTCGCCGACGCTGAGGCCGCGGGCCACGACCCGGCACAGATCCTCCAGCAAGCCGCCGACCAACGGACCTTGGACGACGCCCACTCCGCCGCGAAGGCTCTGACCTGGCGCGTACACCGCCTCACCCAGAGGACGCCCCCCAGCGCCCGAGCGGTCGCCGCCCAGGCCCGCAGCACCATGTCGGCCACACAACACCCGACTCCTCCCGCTGCCCGTCGCACTCACGGCCCCTCCGGCCCGCCTAAGGCACACAGCCGCTGA
- a CDS encoding PadR family transcriptional regulator, which produces MDDLTEMLKGTLEGCVLEIIGSEETYGYAITRQLNELGFADVVEGTVYTILLRLERNKLVQVTKRPSGVGPPRKFYALNDAGREELAKFWTKWQYVSSRIDRLKEGGR; this is translated from the coding sequence ATGGACGACCTGACGGAGATGCTGAAGGGCACGCTCGAAGGGTGCGTGCTCGAAATCATCGGCAGCGAGGAAACCTACGGCTACGCCATCACTCGTCAGCTGAACGAGCTCGGCTTCGCCGACGTCGTCGAGGGGACGGTGTACACCATCTTGCTGCGACTGGAGAGGAACAAACTCGTCCAGGTGACGAAACGACCATCCGGGGTCGGTCCTCCGCGCAAGTTCTACGCGCTCAACGACGCCGGACGCGAGGAACTCGCGAAGTTCTGGACGAAATGGCAGTACGTCTCATCACGCATCGACAGGCTCAAGGAGGGCGGGAGATGA
- a CDS encoding ABC transporter permease → MSSLSLAVRDSNTMLRRNLLHAWRYPSGTLNLLLTPIMMLLLFVYIFGDVMSAGIGGSGANRSDYIAYIVPGLLLMTVGSTVIGAAVSVCVDMTQGLTARFRTMAIYRGSLLVGHVVGGVLQCVMSVVLVGAVGVAMGFRSTDATALEWIAAFGLITLFALALTWIAVGMGAASPNPEAAGNMAMPLILLPLISSAFIPAGTMPGWFRPIAEYQPFTPAIETLRGLLLGTEIGNNGWIAIAWCVGLIALGYRWSTAQFNRDPK, encoded by the coding sequence ATGAGCTCCCTCTCTCTCGCTGTACGCGACTCGAACACGATGCTGCGCCGCAACCTCCTGCACGCATGGCGCTACCCGTCGGGGACCCTGAACCTGCTGCTCACGCCGATCATGATGCTGCTGCTCTTCGTCTACATCTTCGGCGACGTGATGAGCGCCGGCATCGGTGGCAGCGGTGCGAACCGCTCCGACTACATCGCCTATATCGTCCCCGGCCTGCTGCTGATGACCGTCGGCAGCACCGTGATCGGGGCCGCGGTGTCCGTCTGCGTGGACATGACCCAGGGCCTCACCGCCCGCTTCCGCACGATGGCGATCTACCGGGGCTCTCTGCTCGTCGGGCATGTCGTCGGCGGCGTGCTGCAGTGCGTGATGAGCGTGGTCCTCGTCGGCGCCGTCGGGGTGGCGATGGGCTTCCGGTCCACGGACGCCACGGCACTGGAGTGGATCGCGGCGTTCGGGCTGATCACGCTGTTCGCCCTGGCACTCACCTGGATCGCGGTCGGCATGGGCGCGGCCAGTCCGAACCCCGAGGCGGCCGGCAATATGGCCATGCCGCTGATCCTCCTGCCGCTCATCTCCAGCGCCTTCATCCCGGCCGGTACGATGCCGGGCTGGTTCCGGCCGATCGCCGAGTACCAGCCCTTCACCCCCGCCATCGAGACCCTCCGCGGTCTCCTCCTCGGCACCGAAATCGGCAACAACGGCTGGATCGCGATCGCCTGGTGCGTCGGCCTGATCGCGCTCGGCTACCGCTGGTCGACGGCGCAGTTCAACCGCGACCCGAAGTAG